From Asterias rubens chromosome 6, eAstRub1.3, whole genome shotgun sequence, one genomic window encodes:
- the LOC117291598 gene encoding proton-coupled folate transporter-like, protein MKKQDFGGKVVEMEEPDLVTVVNEQVSGNSSEHIDVNVPKTNFCTKLKGLCFRNMKAVRRVSVEPALLVVMISMGLTGGVSMQFVQHRIFENFNISTSDGGGGCDVTANLTEAQKEAQLEFNGFNVISGFVGGIPALFVTLIVSAISDKVGRKLPLLLPIVGMLCGTTVFLLVSHLHLPLTVLLVSNIVFSFTGGYALFFSGCASYVADTTSKKDRTFVFALLFTLSLIGSGIAGIAAGYWIKASGFNPPFWLAFAMQLVTVFYLLFWVPETVKSTEDVLTNKPKPSTASTICQGLSGILNVAAKGRRVWLLLALGVQFLALGVFGAINSILTVRLLSLPFCWNSVLLGYFNATKPFINGLGLTLGTRFFTRCLKDYAVIQIGFLSTIAMLIVICISTETYGMFLVNVAGCFHALPPALIIARMSKLIEPSLQGALFSLTGTIESLANILGPFILGLIYQATLNTFSLAVFIVMIALTVVAMIIVGILMLMEGSLDGQKYQEFMSDSEQDDDMITSTTSPNVGYDE, encoded by the exons ATGAAAAAGCAGGACTTTGGCGGTAAAGTTGTGGAAATGGAAGAGCCAGATCTAGTTACAGTTGTAAATGAACAAGTTAGTGGCAACAGCTCAGAGCACATAGATGTCAACGTACCCAAGACCAATTTCTGTACCAAACTGAAAGGTCTCTGCTTCAGAAACATGAAAGCGGTTCGGCGGGTGAGTGTGGAACCAGCCCTTCTTGTTGTCATGATCAGTATGGGTCTGACCGGTGGGGTGTCCATGCAATTTGTCCAGCATCGAATTTTCGAGAACTTCAATATTAGTACAAGTGATGGGGGTGGTGGTTGCGATGTGACTGCCAACCTGACTGAAGCGCAAAAAGAAGCACAATTGGAGTTCAATGGTTTTAACGTCATCTCTGGTTTCGTTGGCGGGATACCAGCTCTGTTTGTTACATTGATTGTCTCAGCTATTAGTGATAAGGTCGGTCGCAAGTTACCGTTGCTGTTGCCAATTGTTGGCATGCTGTGTGGGACTACCGTCTTCCTTTTAGTGTCCCATCTTCACCTGCCTCTGACCGTACTTCTGGTTTCGAACATCGTCTTTAGTTTCACCGGGGGCTATGCTCTTTTCTTCAGCGGGTGCGCTAGCTACGTTGCAGACACGACATCAAAGAAGGATCGTACCTTTGTCTTTGCCTTGCTGTTTACATTATCTCTGATTGGTAGTGGGATAGCTGGTATTGCTGCGGGTTACTGGATCAAGGCAAGCGGCTTTAACCCGCCGTTCTGGTTAGCGTTTGCTATGCAACTAGTCACCGTCTTCTACCTCCTGTTTTGGGTTCCGGAAACCGTCAAGTCCACCGAAGATGTCCTTACGAACAAGCCAAAGCCTTCTACGGCATCTACAATTTGCCAGGGTCTGTCTGGCATTCTTAATGTAGCTGCGAAGGGGCGTCGTGTTTGGTTGCTGCTTGCTCTTGGTGTTCAGTTCTTGGCTTTGGGAGTGTTTGGTGCCATCAATAGTATCTTAACGGTGCGACTTCTAAGCTTGCCATTCTGTTGGAATTCAGTGCTGCTTGGCTATTTCAACGCTACCAAGCCTTTCATCAATGGACTAG GCTTAACTCTTGGAACTCGCTTCTTCACGAGATGTTTAAAGGATTACGCTGTCATTCAGATTGGATTCCTGTCAACTATAGCTATGCTGATTGTCATTTGTATTAGCACAGAGACATATGGAATGTTTCTTG TTAACGTCGCTGGATGCTTTCACGCCCTTCCGCCAGCTCTCATCATTGCCAGGATGTCAAAACTTATTGAACCATCCTTACAAG GTGCCTTATTCTCCTTGACTGGGACTATAGAGAGTCTTGCTAACATTCTTGGTCCCTTCATCCTTGGTCTGATCTACCAGGCTACCTTAAACACATTCTCACTGGCTGTCTTCATTGTCATGATAGCTTTAACTGTTGTAGCTATGATCATTGTTGG GATATTGATGCTAATGGAAGGTTCTCTGGATGGCCAGAAGTATCAAGAGTTCATGAGCGACAGTGAGCAAGATGATGATATGATAACATCTACGACTAGCCCAAATGTTGGCTATGATGAATAA